A region from the Osmerus eperlanus chromosome 11, fOsmEpe2.1, whole genome shotgun sequence genome encodes:
- the spint2 gene encoding kunitz-type protease inhibitor 2 isoform X1, giving the protein MAQVLSGGILCLFVVFVTSQVQEGIGGCAWDTEADPEQGLEPMSYENGARNLAHLPEITDMEGCQRACCNNKDCQLAMIGRPADGMAQCYLVTCIKDGQDVCTLGPSTQFQVYRKTSERQHTPRIQVVGLSDSETRVTNSTDQCLQPMFVGRCRASHRRFYYHAANGSCKTFIYGGCNANGNNFQSQEECEKTCSGVTGPVVSKEAYPGTPEPSADSKPGAGPVQASARGRMSGPLRLEDQAVEQDVHKEGQSDYAERCQAKTEVGPCRASMRRFHYDFATQTCQPFIFGGCSGNSNNYHTEEDCMSSCTVSVSTSKKGPAVANQQYIDSCVVPYDAGPCRASFPMFYFDSVSQTCRPFTYGGCRGNSNSYSSAAECLSRCTGDQGRFELLNADVHGWWVPALFVVGTLVALTVLVLAGLIVVTALRTRCQRHSSHGDKEELLTRQTSLETLAQDESTKAVGI; this is encoded by the exons ATGGCTCAGGTGTTGAGCGGCGGCATATTGTGCCTCTTCGTCGTGTTCGTCACATCTCAGGTGCAGGAGGGAATAGGGGGATGCGCGTGGGACACAGAAGCCGACCCCGAACAGGGTCTAGAGCCGATGTCCTACGAAAACGGAGCCCGTAACCTGGCTCACTTACCGGAGATAACCGACATGGAAGGGTGTCAGAGGGCTTGCTGCAACAACAAGGACTGCCAGCTCGCTATGATCGGTAGACCAGCAGACGGAATGGCTCAGTGCTACCTGGTGACCTGCATTAAAGACGGCCAAGACGTTTGCACTCTGGGGCCCTCGACGCAGTTCCAGGTCTACCGTAAAACATCCGAGCGTCAACACACCCCGAGAATCCAAGTAGTTGGCCTCAGCGACAGCGAAACGAGGGTAACCAATTCAACAG aTCAGTGCCTCCAGCCCATGTTTGTGGGCAGGTGCCGTGCTTCCCACCGCAGGTTCTATTACCACGCCGCCAACGGCTCCTGCAAGACCTTCATCTACGGCGGCTGCAACGCCAACGGCAACAACTTCCAGTCTCAGGAGGAGTGTGAGAAGACCTGCTCCGGGGTCACAG gcCCTGTTGTGAGTAAGGAGGCCTATCCTGGTACGCCTGAACCTTCTGCAGACTCGAAGCCTGGCGCTGGGCCCGTCCAGGCCTCCGCCCGGGGCAGAATGTCCGGGCCCCTGCGCCTGGAGGACCAAG CTGTAGAACAAGACGTCCATAAGGAGGGGCAGTCTGACTACGCAG AGCGCTGCCAGGCCAAGACGGAGGTGGGACCATGCCGGGCGTCTATGAGACGCTTCCACTACGACTTTGCCACGCAAACATGCCAGCCTTTCATCTTCGGAGGCTGCAGTGGCAACAGCAACAACTATCACACGGAGGAGGATTGCATGAGCTCCTGcacag TGTCCGTCAGTACCTCCAAGAAGGGTCCTGCTGTTGCCAACCAACAATACATAG ACAGCTGCGTGGTTCCTTATGATGCGGGGCCGTGCAGGGCGTCCTTCCCCATGTTCTACTTCGACTCCGTCTCCCAGACCTGCCGCCCCTTCACCTACGGAGGTTGCCGAGGCAACAGCAACAGTTACAGCTCCGCGGCCGAGTGCCTGTCTCGCTGCACCGGGGATCAGG GTCGCTTCGAGCTCTTGAACGCCGATGTACATGGTTGGTGGGTGCCAG CGCTCTTTGTCGTGGGCACACTGGTGGCTCTCACCGTCCTGGTGCTGGCCGGCCTGATCGTGGTCACGGCGCTCCGCACCCGCTGCCAGCGCCACTCCTCCCACGGCGACAAGGAGGAGCTGCTGACCAGGCAGACCTCGCTGGAGACCCTGGCCCAGGACGAGAGCACCAAGGCGGTCGGCATCTGA
- the spint2 gene encoding kunitz-type protease inhibitor 2 isoform X2 — protein sequence MAQVLSGGILCLFVVFVTSQVQEGIGGCAWDTEADPEQGLEPMSYENGARNLAHLPEITDMEGCQRACCNNKDCQLAMIGRPADGMAQCYLVTCIKDGQDVCTLGPSTQFQVYRKTSERQHTPRIQVVGLSDSETRVTNSTDQCLQPMFVGRCRASHRRFYYHAANGSCKTFIYGGCNANGNNFQSQEECEKTCSGVTGPVVSKEAYPGTPEPSADSKPGAGPVQASARGRMSGPLRLEDQEQDVHKEGQSDYAERCQAKTEVGPCRASMRRFHYDFATQTCQPFIFGGCSGNSNNYHTEEDCMSSCTVSVSTSKKGPAVANQQYIDSCVVPYDAGPCRASFPMFYFDSVSQTCRPFTYGGCRGNSNSYSSAAECLSRCTGDQGRFELLNADVHGWWVPALFVVGTLVALTVLVLAGLIVVTALRTRCQRHSSHGDKEELLTRQTSLETLAQDESTKAVGI from the exons ATGGCTCAGGTGTTGAGCGGCGGCATATTGTGCCTCTTCGTCGTGTTCGTCACATCTCAGGTGCAGGAGGGAATAGGGGGATGCGCGTGGGACACAGAAGCCGACCCCGAACAGGGTCTAGAGCCGATGTCCTACGAAAACGGAGCCCGTAACCTGGCTCACTTACCGGAGATAACCGACATGGAAGGGTGTCAGAGGGCTTGCTGCAACAACAAGGACTGCCAGCTCGCTATGATCGGTAGACCAGCAGACGGAATGGCTCAGTGCTACCTGGTGACCTGCATTAAAGACGGCCAAGACGTTTGCACTCTGGGGCCCTCGACGCAGTTCCAGGTCTACCGTAAAACATCCGAGCGTCAACACACCCCGAGAATCCAAGTAGTTGGCCTCAGCGACAGCGAAACGAGGGTAACCAATTCAACAG aTCAGTGCCTCCAGCCCATGTTTGTGGGCAGGTGCCGTGCTTCCCACCGCAGGTTCTATTACCACGCCGCCAACGGCTCCTGCAAGACCTTCATCTACGGCGGCTGCAACGCCAACGGCAACAACTTCCAGTCTCAGGAGGAGTGTGAGAAGACCTGCTCCGGGGTCACAG gcCCTGTTGTGAGTAAGGAGGCCTATCCTGGTACGCCTGAACCTTCTGCAGACTCGAAGCCTGGCGCTGGGCCCGTCCAGGCCTCCGCCCGGGGCAGAATGTCCGGGCCCCTGCGCCTGGAGGACCAAG AACAAGACGTCCATAAGGAGGGGCAGTCTGACTACGCAG AGCGCTGCCAGGCCAAGACGGAGGTGGGACCATGCCGGGCGTCTATGAGACGCTTCCACTACGACTTTGCCACGCAAACATGCCAGCCTTTCATCTTCGGAGGCTGCAGTGGCAACAGCAACAACTATCACACGGAGGAGGATTGCATGAGCTCCTGcacag TGTCCGTCAGTACCTCCAAGAAGGGTCCTGCTGTTGCCAACCAACAATACATAG ACAGCTGCGTGGTTCCTTATGATGCGGGGCCGTGCAGGGCGTCCTTCCCCATGTTCTACTTCGACTCCGTCTCCCAGACCTGCCGCCCCTTCACCTACGGAGGTTGCCGAGGCAACAGCAACAGTTACAGCTCCGCGGCCGAGTGCCTGTCTCGCTGCACCGGGGATCAGG GTCGCTTCGAGCTCTTGAACGCCGATGTACATGGTTGGTGGGTGCCAG CGCTCTTTGTCGTGGGCACACTGGTGGCTCTCACCGTCCTGGTGCTGGCCGGCCTGATCGTGGTCACGGCGCTCCGCACCCGCTGCCAGCGCCACTCCTCCCACGGCGACAAGGAGGAGCTGCTGACCAGGCAGACCTCGCTGGAGACCCTGGCCCAGGACGAGAGCACCAAGGCGGTCGGCATCTGA